The DNA region CGAGCCGATGCGGGTGCGGATGTCGCGAAGGGAGGGCACGGGAGCCTCGTTCCTCGGGCGCTAGCCCTCGATCTTGAAGATGCCGGCGAACTCCGTGAGCGCGGCGTCGAGATCCTTGCGGATGCCGTCGTCGAGCGCCTTCTTCTCGGCGATCGCCTTGGCGATGCCGGGGTGCCGGGCGTCGAGGAACTCGAGGAGCTCCGCCATGTAGCGGACGACCTGCTCGGTCGGGACCGAGCGGATCCAGTTGTGGCCGCCCGCGTCCTTCTGCGTGCCGGCGTAGATCTGGATGACCTGCTTCTCGACGGACAGCGGCGCGTACTGGCCCTGCTTCAGCAGCTCCACCAGGCGCTCGCCGCGGGCCAGCGTCTCCTGGGTGGCCTTGTCGAGGTCGGAGCCGAACTGGGCGAACGCGGCCAGCTCGCGGTACTGCGCGAGGTCGAGCTTCAGCGAGCCGGCCACCTGCTTCATGGCCTTGATCTGCGCGGAGCCGCCGACGCGGGACACCGAGATGCCGACGTTGATGGCCGGCCGGACGCCCTGGAAGAACAGGTTCGACTCGAGGAAGATCTGGCCGTCGGTGATGGAGATGACGTTCGTCGGGATGTACGCCGACACGTCGCCGGCCTGCGTCTCGATGATGGGGAGCGCGGTCAGCGAGCCGGCGCCCTCCTTGTCGGAGAGCTTGGCGGCGCGCTCGAGCAGGCGGCTGTGGAGGTAGAACACGTCGCCCGGGTACGCCTCGCGGCCCGGCGGGCGGCGGAGCAGCAGCGACAGCTGGCGGTACGCCACGGCCTGCTTGGAGAGGTCGTCGTAGATGATGAGCGCGTGGCGGCCGGAGTCGCGGAAGTACTCCGCCATGGTCACGCCGGTGTACGGCGCGAGGTACTGCATCGGCGCCGGGTCGGAGGCGCTGGCGGAGATGACCGTCGTGTACTCCATCGCGCCGTGCTTCTTGAGCGTGTCCACCACGCGGGCGACGGTGGACTGCTTCTGGCCGATGGCGACGTAGAAGCAGTAGAGGTTGTTGCCCTTGTTGTTGAGGATGGTGTCGATCGCCACCGCGGTCTTGCCGGTCTGGCGGTCGCCCAGGATCAGCTCGCGCTGGCCGCGGCCGATCGGCACGAGCGCGTCGATCGCCTTCAGGCCGGTCTGCATCGGCTCGTGCACCGACTTGCGCTTCACGATGCCGGGGGCCTTGATCTCGATCTTGCGCTGGTGCTTCGCGTTGAGCGGGCCGCGGCCGTCGATCGGGTTGCCGAGGCCGTCCACCACGCGGCCGAGCAGCTCCTCGCCCACCGGCACCTCGGCGATGAGGCCGGTCCGCTTGACGGGGTCGCCCTCGCGGATGTGCTCGTAGGGCCCCATGATGGCGGCGCCGACGTTGTCCTCCTCGAGGTTGAGGACCAGGCCACGGATGCCGCCCGGGAACTCGAGCAGCTCACCGGCGGCGGCGCCGGCGAGGCCGTAGATGCGGGCGACGCCGTCCGCCTGGCTCAGGATGGAGCCGGTCTCGGCGACCTCGACCTTCTTCCCGTAGTCCTTGATCTGCTCGCGGATGATGCGGCTGATCTCGTCGGCGCGGATTTCCATCGGATCGGTTCTCCGGGGCGCTGCTGGTGTGGTGAGCGAGTTCGTTACTGCTTCAAGGTCTTGCGGAGGTCCTCGAGCTGCGTCCGCAGCGAGCCGTCGTAGACGAGGCTGCCGACCTGGGCCACGACGCCGCCGAGGAGCGCCGGGTCCACCGCGCGATCGAGGAGGACCGTCGCCTTCGTCGCCTGCGAGAGGCGGTCGGCGATGGCCTGGGCGGCCTGCGCGTCGAGGGGCACCGCGGAGGTGACCCGGGCGCGGAGGCGGCCGAGGTGCTGGTCGGCGAGCGCGCGGAAGGTGTCCACCACCGCCGGCAGGTAGGCGAGGCGGTTCCGGTCGCCGAGCAGGAAGAGGAGGTTGGCCGGCTCGCGCTCGAGCTTCAGCGCCGAGGCCAGCTTCTCCACGATGGCCCGGCGCTGCTCCTTCGAGTAGACCGGGTTGGACAGGACGTCGCGCAGATCGGGGGAGCCTTCGACGGCGTTCTTCAGCACCTGGAGCGCGTCGTTCCACGGTTCGACGCGACCCTGCTCGACGGCGAGGCTGAAGAGCGCCCGGGCGTACCGGCGGGCGATGGAACCCATGAGCATAAGAGGACGCGCTCCGTAGCATGTCGCAGGCGCCCCGGTCAAGTACGTCCCGGCTTTAGTCCGTGGACTTTCGCGGGGTTCGGGCCTCCGTTTGACACCCTGAACCGTCGACTTACGTTCCCCGAGCCAAAAAGGAGGTCAAAAATCATGGCGATGCTGACCAGATTCGAGCCCTTCCGTGACCTGGCGAGGCTGCAGGACGAGATGAGCCGCATGTTCGGCGAAGACCGCCTGTACCGCGCCGGCGAGTCGGTGGGCTGGACGCCCGCGTGCGACATCTACGAGGACGAGGAGTCGGTGACGCTCCGCTTCGAGCTGGCCGGGGTGGAACCGAAGGACGTGGAGGTCCGCTTCGAGAACGGCGTGCTCACGCTGCGGGGCGAGCGGAAGCTCGAGCACGAGGAGAAGCGGGAGAACTACCACCGCGTGGAGCTCGGCTACGGCACCTTCACCCGGTCCTTCACGCTCCCGGGCACCGTGGACGCGGAGCACATCCGCGCCGAGGCGAAGAACGGCGTGCTGGCGGTGACGCTGCCGAAGCGCGCCGAGGCCAAGCCGCGCGCGATCCAGGTGAAGGTGACCTGAGCGAAGGGGGCTGCGTTCGCCGCGCGGGAGCCTGCGCGCGATCGCACATCGGTAGCCGCAAAGGAAAAGCGGGCCCCTCCCGGAGCCCGCTTTTCTCATGCCCACGGTCTGACGCGCCGCGTTACGGCTTGACGGCCGCGACTGCCGGGGCCGGGGCCGGGGCGGCCTTCGACGCGTTCTTGTCGAGCGCCTCCATCTTCGACTGACCCTCGAAGATGACGCCCTTCTCGACCATGAGCGACGGGGCCTCGATGTTGCCCCGCATCTTGGCGGGATGGTGCAGCTCGACCGCGTTCTTCGCGCGGACGTTGCCGTTGATCTCGCCGTGGACGATCACCGTGCCGCAGGTGATCTCGGCGGACACCTTGGCGCCCTCGCCGACCACCAGCACGTCGTTGGTGACGATGGTGCCGGTGAACTTGCCGTCGATGCGGACGGTGCCTTCGAAGGTGAGCTTCCCTTCGAACTCCGAGCCGCGGCCCAGGAGGGCGTTGAGATCGCCGGACGCAGCCGGGATGGAGGTGAGTTCTTCGCGCTTCAGCATGGCCATGGAATGCGGCTCCTCGTTCCTCGATGGCTTCGTGGGCGTGTCTTCAGCCGGGCCGGACACGCCGTCAGACGGCGCGTCCTCCCTCAGCTTGCTCCAGAAGGACATCCTTCCTCACAGTGGTACTGGATCGGCCGTCGCCGGCCCAGGCTCGACGTCCCTTGAACCGGGGACGTCGAACCCTACTGTTACGCTCCGATCTTTGCCAGTATTCCGTCGAGTTCGTCGAGGGAGGTGTATTCAACCTCGAGCTTCCCGGCGACCGCAGACTTGGGGACGACGCGGCACCGCGCGCCCAGCCGGCGCTGCAGCCGGTGCGCAAGGTCGCGGATCGCCGGGCTGTCGGCGGGGGGATCGGCAGGCCCCGCCTTCGACGGCTTCTTGGAGAGGCTCCGCACGAGCGCCTCGGTGGCGCGCACCGACAGCCCCTCGCGGATGGCCCGCTGCGCGATCTTGCGGATCGCCTCGGCGTCCTCGAGGCCGAGCAGGGCGCGGGCGTGGCCCATGTCGAGCTGGCCGCCGCGGACCGACTCCCGCACGTCCTCGGGGAGCTTCAGCAGCCGGAGCGCGTTCGCGACGGTGGAGCGCTCCTTGCCGACGCGCGTCGCGATCGCCTCCTGCGTGAGGCCGTGATCGGACTGCAGGACCTCGTAGGCCTCCGCCTCCTCGATCGCGTTCAGGTCGGCGCGCTGGAGGTTCTCGACGAGCGCGAGCTCGAAGGCCTCGCGGTCGGTCGCCTCGCGCAGCACCGCGGGGACCTCCTTCAGCCCGGCGCGCTGGGCGGCGCGCCAGCGGCGCTCGCCGGCCAGGATCCGATACCGGGCACCGTCCTTGCGGACCAGGATCGGCTCGACGATCCCGTGCTGCCGGATGGAGGCCGCCAGCTCCTCGAGCTTCGCGTCCTCGAAGCGCTTGCGGGGCTGCTCCGGGTTGCGCTCGATGGCCTCGACGGGAAGCGTGAGGAGCGTCCGCCCCGGGACGGCGGGCGCGGGCGCCGCCACCGCGCTGGGCGGGGGCGGGGCGTTGGACAGCAGCGCGGCCATGCCGCGCCCGAGCGCTGGGCGGCGCTTCTCGGCGATGCTCACGCGAGACCTCCCTCTGCGCCGAAGCGGGCGGCGACCTCGCGCGCGAGCTCGAGGTAGCTCTGACACCCCTTCGACGTCACGTCGTAGAGCAGGATCGGCTTCCCGTGGCTGGGCGCCTCGGAGAGGCGCACGTTCCGCGGGATCACGGTGCGGAACACCTGGCTCGCGAAGGTCTTCCGGATCTCGTCCGCGACCTGGTTCGCGAGGTTGTTCGGCGAGAACATCGTGAGGACGATGCCGTCCACGGTCAGGCCCGGGTTCGCGGCGGCGCGCACGAGCTCGATGGTCTTCAGCACGTCGGCGAGCCCCTCGAGCGCGTAGTACTCGCACTGGAGCGGGATGATCACGCCCTGCGCCGCCACCAGGCCGTTCAGCGTGAGCAGGCCGAGCGACGGCGGGCAGTCGATGACCACGTACTCGTAGCTCGACGCGAGCGTGTCCACGGCGCGCTTCAGGCGCGACTCGCGCGCGTCCAGCTCCGCCAGCTCCAGCTCGGCCCCCACCAGGTGGCGCGAGGCGGGGACGAGGTCGAGGAACTTGAGCTCGGTCTTGCGAACCGCCTCCGAGAGCGGCTGATCGTCGAGCAGCACCTCGTAGATCGACTTCTCCGACTCGTCGCGGCGGATGCCGAGCGCGCTGCCGGCGTTCCCCTGCGGGTCCACGTCCACGAGCAGCGTGCGGTGCTCCGCGGCCGCGAGCGACGCGGCCAGGTTGACGGCGGTGGTGGTCTTGCCGACCCCGCCCTTCTGATTCGCGATGGTGAGGATGCGGCCCATGCGCCCTGCTTCCACGGGGGCGATGCCCCCAGCCGACGTCTCGTCCAAGAAGAGTTCCCTCGTTGCGGTTCCGGTGTCCCGATCCGGGACGGTGCCGAGGGACCATGCCCCAGCCCTCTGACACGGGGGTTCCACGTGGAACGTCCGCGCCCCCCGGGGCCGCCGGCCCTGACCCTGTTCCACGTGGAACACGCCCGCGGCGGCGGTGCCGCCGTTCCACGTGGAACACCGAGTCGTGTCCGGGAAGTCCGGCGACGTCGGCCGGCCCTTCGACTCCGGCGAGCCTGCGCTCAGGGTGAGCGGACATTCCCGCTCTCCTGGATCATCCTCTCGCCGTGAGCCTGTCGAACCACGAGCGGAGGCCCGCCGTGGAGGCGCGACCGCCTACTTCCGCTGCCAGCGGGCAACCGCCCGGGCGGCGTGCGAAACGGGCAGCTCGTAGACGTCCAGGCCGACGAGCGTCAGCCCCTCGGCCG from Anaeromyxobacter dehalogenans 2CP-C includes:
- a CDS encoding ParB/RepB/Spo0J family partition protein; protein product: MSIAEKRRPALGRGMAALLSNAPPPPSAVAAPAPAVPGRTLLTLPVEAIERNPEQPRKRFEDAKLEELAASIRQHGIVEPILVRKDGARYRILAGERRWRAAQRAGLKEVPAVLREATDREAFELALVENLQRADLNAIEEAEAYEVLQSDHGLTQEAIATRVGKERSTVANALRLLKLPEDVRESVRGGQLDMGHARALLGLEDAEAIRKIAQRAIREGLSVRATEALVRSLSKKPSKAGPADPPADSPAIRDLAHRLQRRLGARCRVVPKSAVAGKLEVEYTSLDELDGILAKIGA
- the atpH gene encoding ATP synthase F1 subunit delta — its product is MLMGSIARRYARALFSLAVEQGRVEPWNDALQVLKNAVEGSPDLRDVLSNPVYSKEQRRAIVEKLASALKLEREPANLLFLLGDRNRLAYLPAVVDTFRALADQHLGRLRARVTSAVPLDAQAAQAIADRLSQATKATVLLDRAVDPALLGGVVAQVGSLVYDGSLRTQLEDLRKTLKQ
- a CDS encoding Hsp20/alpha crystallin family protein, yielding MLTRFEPFRDLARLQDEMSRMFGEDRLYRAGESVGWTPACDIYEDEESVTLRFELAGVEPKDVEVRFENGVLTLRGERKLEHEEKRENYHRVELGYGTFTRSFTLPGTVDAEHIRAEAKNGVLAVTLPKRAEAKPRAIQVKVT
- a CDS encoding ParA family protein, which gives rise to MGRILTIANQKGGVGKTTTAVNLAASLAAAEHRTLLVDVDPQGNAGSALGIRRDESEKSIYEVLLDDQPLSEAVRKTELKFLDLVPASRHLVGAELELAELDARESRLKRAVDTLASSYEYVVIDCPPSLGLLTLNGLVAAQGVIIPLQCEYYALEGLADVLKTIELVRAAANPGLTVDGIVLTMFSPNNLANQVADEIRKTFASQVFRTVIPRNVRLSEAPSHGKPILLYDVTSKGCQSYLELAREVAARFGAEGGLA
- the atpA gene encoding F0F1 ATP synthase subunit alpha, with the protein product MEIRADEISRIIREQIKDYGKKVEVAETGSILSQADGVARIYGLAGAAAGELLEFPGGIRGLVLNLEEDNVGAAIMGPYEHIREGDPVKRTGLIAEVPVGEELLGRVVDGLGNPIDGRGPLNAKHQRKIEIKAPGIVKRKSVHEPMQTGLKAIDALVPIGRGQRELILGDRQTGKTAVAIDTILNNKGNNLYCFYVAIGQKQSTVARVVDTLKKHGAMEYTTVISASASDPAPMQYLAPYTGVTMAEYFRDSGRHALIIYDDLSKQAVAYRQLSLLLRRPPGREAYPGDVFYLHSRLLERAAKLSDKEGAGSLTALPIIETQAGDVSAYIPTNVISITDGQIFLESNLFFQGVRPAINVGISVSRVGGSAQIKAMKQVAGSLKLDLAQYRELAAFAQFGSDLDKATQETLARGERLVELLKQGQYAPLSVEKQVIQIYAGTQKDAGGHNWIRSVPTEQVVRYMAELLEFLDARHPGIAKAIAEKKALDDGIRKDLDAALTEFAGIFKIEG
- a CDS encoding bactofilin family protein, encoding MAMLKREELTSIPAASGDLNALLGRGSEFEGKLTFEGTVRIDGKFTGTIVTNDVLVVGEGAKVSAEITCGTVIVHGEINGNVRAKNAVELHHPAKMRGNIEAPSLMVEKGVIFEGQSKMEALDKNASKAAPAPAPAVAAVKP